The genomic stretch TCCCAAGTAAGCCGCCTGCACGCGCTCGTCCTTCGCGATCTCGTCGGAAGTACCCTCGGCGAGAACGGCACCCTCGGCAAGCACCATGATTCGGTCCGCGAGATGAAAAACGACGCGCATGTCGTGCTCGATCAGCACGATCGTGAGTTTTTGGTCCTGATGCAGGCGCCGGATAAGCTGCGTGATGTCATAGGTTTCCTGGTC from Alphaproteobacteria bacterium encodes the following:
- a CDS encoding ABC transporter ATP-binding protein; the encoded protein is DQETYDITQLIRRLHQDQKLTIVLIEHDMRVVFHLADRIMVLAEGAVLAEGTSDEIAKDERVQAAYLGKAA